In Deinococcus maricopensis DSM 21211, one genomic interval encodes:
- a CDS encoding deoxyguanosinetriphosphate triphosphohydrolase family protein — MSAKNRTTRDQRRSGERMGDDPRSPFQRDRDRVLFSTPLHRLAEITQVISPDGHAFHNRLTHTLEVAQIGQRMTQRFIKGAPELQAEGLLDPDVVEAACLAHDLGHPPFGHVAEQTLDELGQEHGGGGFEGNAQSYRIVTRLALHASAHEDQGLDLTAATLNAILKYPWLRSADQQGHTKFGAYHSDLEAFDFARSLTPDLGDGRSLEAQIMDHADAIAYAVHDMIDFYQAGLLPLEDVFRQGGVEIFVTTLEGKNRAEKLTSGTNMTVLDARKTVTDMAQAHLNLQQAYAGEKDEQYQLKEIASRLINRYITAPTIDTSGSYPKLIIPQKHLIEINFLKELIWHYIINRSQLGTQQEGMRYIVKGLFEIYRRTIKNDGDRRLIPAIFHKEFDEIAGREEPAFRRRQVRLAIDIVANLSDRQAARLFSRLRGMDLGKITDFIAG; from the coding sequence ATGTCCGCGAAAAACCGAACAACACGTGATCAACGTAGGAGCGGCGAGAGGATGGGCGACGACCCACGCTCGCCGTTCCAGCGTGATCGCGACCGAGTGCTCTTCAGCACCCCGCTCCATCGCCTTGCTGAGATCACCCAGGTTATTAGTCCGGACGGGCACGCGTTCCACAACCGCCTGACTCACACCCTTGAAGTCGCACAGATTGGTCAGAGGATGACGCAGCGGTTCATCAAGGGGGCCCCAGAGCTCCAAGCTGAGGGATTGCTCGATCCGGACGTTGTCGAAGCCGCTTGCCTCGCCCATGACCTTGGCCACCCACCGTTCGGACATGTGGCAGAGCAGACTCTTGATGAACTTGGGCAAGAGCATGGAGGGGGTGGATTCGAAGGTAACGCGCAGTCTTACCGGATCGTGACCCGCTTGGCCCTCCATGCGTCGGCGCATGAGGATCAGGGCTTAGATCTCACTGCTGCAACATTGAACGCCATTCTAAAGTACCCATGGTTACGGTCGGCGGATCAGCAAGGCCACACTAAGTTCGGTGCATATCATAGCGATCTGGAAGCGTTCGACTTCGCTCGGTCCCTCACTCCAGACTTGGGTGACGGCCGATCCCTTGAGGCGCAAATCATGGACCACGCAGACGCCATTGCATATGCCGTCCATGACATGATCGACTTCTATCAGGCTGGCCTTCTCCCTCTTGAGGATGTCTTCCGGCAAGGCGGCGTCGAAATCTTCGTGACCACCCTCGAAGGGAAGAACCGCGCAGAAAAGTTGACGTCTGGCACGAATATGACTGTTCTGGATGCTCGCAAGACTGTCACTGACATGGCCCAAGCGCACCTGAACCTCCAGCAGGCGTACGCCGGAGAGAAGGATGAGCAGTACCAACTCAAAGAGATCGCCTCGCGGCTGATCAACCGGTACATCACGGCACCGACGATTGATACCAGCGGTTCCTATCCGAAGTTGATCATTCCCCAAAAGCACCTAATCGAGATCAACTTCCTCAAGGAGCTGATCTGGCACTACATCATTAACCGTTCCCAACTGGGCACACAGCAAGAGGGCATGCGGTACATCGTCAAGGGATTGTTCGAGATCTACCGGAGGACCATTAAGAACGACGGGGACAGGCGACTGATTCCAGCGATCTTCCATAAAGAGTTCGACGAGATCGCCGGGAGGGAGGAGCCCGCGTTCAGGCGCCGCCAAGTCCGGCTGGCCATCGACATTGTGGCCAATCTGTCTGACCGGCAAGCGGCCAGGCTATTCAGTCGGCTCAGAGGGATGGATCTCGGGAAGATCACAGACTTCATCGCAGGCTGA
- a CDS encoding DnaB-like helicase C-terminal domain-containing protein, with translation MTQTLNHKPAPAPAQFADVPLERAVLGLIVNLAAASGPDALPPLESAIECMPADLMSHPDHQAIWGTIRTMIQAGEVPAPLEVSRSLPASVRQSSWDDVVEDGSATVLGDNLKRLVGLARVRGFVGACTAAVAEVGEGALPDEVMTQLMARLESGVPGTARAVSTRESGDALEYIVDLAEGRVPMISTGFKELDFRLGGGFEAGSFVILGMKTNVGKSKFAVSVALHHVRMMQRVTYLSGELQKTGGPRPVHRVKLMAVLSAARVPGRNVRRGTPDKPLVISPETRKAVRDAQQWLDDTGMFSIYDSNMDVTAVVSLIRRMSREDGRLLIVDNLDHITMVGAKPGDWAAKDEVVRRLMAAAHKYGVTVLALAQIKLDKSTVGQLSDIEDLGGYKGIASHADTMLTAWRDRKEAEEKAQDRNDPNRWITSGTFSIVKRRSGVGGSVQVGWNEEHGEWFDLQSSGVTAPAAPRDAEMEQLVGEVQDEMLRSAKVQDDRFDSLFEIVDQRGGRQ, from the coding sequence ATGACCCAGACCCTGAACCACAAGCCCGCCCCCGCGCCTGCTCAGTTCGCCGACGTGCCGCTCGAGCGCGCCGTGCTCGGCCTGATCGTCAACCTCGCCGCCGCCAGCGGCCCCGACGCCCTGCCCCCCCTGGAGAGCGCCATCGAGTGCATGCCCGCCGACCTGATGAGCCATCCGGACCATCAGGCCATCTGGGGCACCATCCGCACCATGATCCAGGCCGGCGAGGTGCCCGCACCCCTTGAGGTGTCCCGCAGCCTGCCCGCCAGCGTGCGCCAGAGCAGCTGGGACGACGTCGTGGAGGACGGCAGCGCCACCGTGCTGGGCGACAACCTCAAGCGCCTCGTCGGCCTGGCGCGCGTCCGCGGCTTCGTCGGAGCCTGTACCGCCGCCGTGGCCGAGGTGGGTGAGGGCGCCCTGCCCGACGAGGTGATGACGCAGCTGATGGCCCGCCTCGAGAGCGGCGTGCCTGGCACTGCGCGCGCCGTCAGCACCCGCGAGTCCGGCGACGCGCTGGAATACATCGTGGACCTCGCCGAAGGCCGCGTGCCGATGATCAGCACGGGCTTCAAGGAGCTCGACTTCCGTCTCGGCGGCGGCTTCGAAGCCGGCAGCTTCGTGATTCTGGGCATGAAGACCAACGTGGGCAAGAGCAAGTTTGCCGTCTCAGTCGCCCTTCACCATGTCCGGATGATGCAGCGCGTGACCTACCTGTCGGGCGAGCTGCAGAAGACCGGTGGCCCCCGCCCGGTCCACCGAGTGAAGTTGATGGCGGTGCTGAGCGCGGCACGCGTGCCCGGGCGTAACGTGCGCCGCGGCACGCCCGATAAGCCCCTGGTGATCAGCCCCGAGACCCGCAAGGCCGTCCGGGACGCGCAGCAGTGGCTCGACGACACCGGAATGTTCAGCATCTACGACAGCAATATGGACGTGACGGCCGTGGTCAGCCTGATCCGGCGCATGTCGCGCGAGGACGGCAGGCTGCTGATCGTGGACAACCTCGACCACATCACCATGGTCGGTGCCAAGCCCGGTGACTGGGCCGCCAAGGACGAGGTGGTGCGCCGCCTGATGGCCGCCGCGCACAAGTACGGCGTCACCGTGCTCGCGCTCGCCCAGATCAAGCTTGACAAGAGCACCGTCGGGCAGCTCAGCGACATCGAGGACCTCGGCGGCTACAAGGGCATCGCCTCGCACGCCGATACCATGCTGACGGCCTGGCGTGACCGCAAGGAGGCGGAGGAGAAGGCTCAGGACCGCAACGACCCCAACCGTTGGATCACGTCGGGTACCTTCAGCATCGTGAAGCGCCGCAGCGGCGTGGGCGGCAGCGTGCAGGTGGGCTGGAACGAGGAGCACGGCGAGTGGTTCGACCTGCAGAGCAGCGGCGTGACCGCGCCCGCCGCGCCCCGCGACGCTGAGATGGAGCAGCTCGTCGGCGAGGTGCAGGACGAGATGCTGCGCAGCGCCAAGGTGCAGGACGACCGCTTCGACTCGCTGTTCGAGATCGTCGACCAGCGCGGGGGCCGCCAGTGA
- a CDS encoding YbaB/EbfC family nucleoid-associated protein, producing the protein MDMRKLMKQMQQAQTAAGKIQEKLAEMSVEGSAGGMVSVTMNGQGHMTAIKIKPEAVDPDDVEALEDLILVAVQDAAAKANELQQQETQKSLGMFGGML; encoded by the coding sequence ATGGACATGCGCAAACTCATGAAGCAGATGCAGCAGGCGCAGACGGCTGCCGGGAAAATCCAGGAGAAGCTCGCGGAAATGAGCGTGGAAGGCAGCGCGGGCGGCATGGTGAGCGTCACCATGAACGGTCAGGGCCACATGACGGCCATCAAGATCAAGCCCGAGGCGGTCGACCCGGACGACGTGGAAGCCCTGGAGGACCTGATTCTGGTCGCCGTGCAGGACGCCGCCGCGAAAGCGAACGAGCTGCAGCAGCAGGAAACCCAGAAGAGCCTGGGGATGTTCGGCGGGATGCTGTAA
- a CDS encoding bifunctional DNA primase/polymerase codes for MSARALASALHMLGLGLVLVRINHGQKRPTYSGWGKDSLGVIRTPEDAHRELTLDGREWNVGVLLGPSGLLSLDIDRDDLAREEFAKHGLDLDAMIAVHPHPTQAKGKKLWYRLPDDLDLPGVRAFQLPNPDNVDPITGQPRPMTIFELRASPRDGSKSVQDAAPGSLHPEPEYRHGDAHPHPRYYIWSADGAPTTREDIPEAPQALLDLYQVLRPSPDLAPRPTARRRSVIALPTRSGARANSSARYAAWARQHVNLCEIMARYRAVDSSGQCKCTHPDHPDAQGSMHVWRDHATCFGTKCRRNDGRRHTEDAISVTMRFEGLTFLEAVAHLNGGNLPTEEQLPTEWDEPVREEALDAARVRNAQTDWTALVDAAHRALLDQGSDQALQVMDYLYSRGFTDETILAAKLGVVDTSVPDSLLPLNSKGAPSRTWRGRLVIPNLRPDGTAMDVAGRTMQPKPTDSRKARWYRKYAIPTRPGGYGVPPYGLAQLSRRPVLVVEGQLDALSVRQALPTSNVLGIAGIGNLNPEHVSGLAGHRAYLLLDPDTDHDAGGAAARSAIDALHAAGAEVYLVPKLVSTTDDLNDCLVGMGQDDFAELLTTCVKAAQHLPAPRPAAAQLLAQPQRRRWI; via the coding sequence GTGAGCGCCCGGGCTCTCGCCAGCGCCCTGCACATGCTGGGCCTCGGCCTAGTGCTCGTGCGCATCAACCACGGCCAGAAGCGGCCGACATACAGCGGCTGGGGTAAGGACAGCCTGGGCGTCATCCGGACGCCTGAGGACGCGCACCGTGAACTCACGCTGGACGGGCGCGAGTGGAATGTAGGGGTCCTGCTAGGCCCCTCGGGACTGCTTAGCCTGGACATCGACCGCGACGACCTGGCGCGCGAGGAGTTCGCCAAACACGGCCTGGACCTGGACGCCATGATCGCGGTGCACCCGCACCCCACTCAGGCGAAGGGCAAGAAACTCTGGTACAGGCTGCCCGATGACTTGGACCTGCCGGGCGTCCGCGCCTTCCAGCTTCCGAATCCCGACAACGTGGACCCCATCACCGGGCAACCGCGGCCCATGACGATCTTCGAACTTCGCGCCAGCCCCCGCGACGGCAGCAAGAGCGTGCAGGACGCCGCGCCGGGCTCGTTGCACCCCGAGCCGGAGTACCGCCACGGCGACGCGCACCCCCACCCGCGCTACTACATCTGGTCGGCGGATGGTGCGCCGACGACCCGCGAGGACATCCCCGAGGCGCCCCAGGCCCTCCTTGACCTGTACCAGGTCCTGCGCCCGTCCCCGGACCTCGCCCCCCGCCCCACGGCCCGTCGGCGCTCTGTGATCGCCCTCCCCACCCGCAGCGGGGCGCGCGCGAACAGCTCGGCGCGCTACGCCGCCTGGGCGCGGCAACATGTGAACCTGTGCGAGATCATGGCCCGCTACAGGGCCGTAGACAGCAGCGGGCAATGCAAGTGCACGCACCCGGACCACCCGGACGCACAGGGCTCGATGCACGTGTGGAGGGACCACGCGACGTGCTTCGGGACGAAGTGCCGCCGCAACGACGGCCGCCGACACACCGAGGACGCGATCAGCGTGACGATGCGCTTCGAGGGGCTCACCTTCCTCGAAGCGGTGGCGCACCTGAACGGCGGCAACCTGCCTACAGAGGAACAGTTGCCGACGGAGTGGGACGAGCCCGTGCGGGAGGAGGCGCTCGACGCCGCCCGCGTCCGCAACGCCCAGACTGATTGGACGGCGCTGGTGGACGCGGCGCACCGCGCGCTGCTCGACCAAGGCAGCGACCAGGCCTTGCAGGTCATGGACTACCTGTACAGTCGCGGGTTCACCGACGAAACCATCCTCGCCGCCAAGCTCGGCGTAGTCGATACGAGTGTGCCCGACAGCCTGCTGCCCCTCAACAGCAAGGGCGCGCCCTCCCGGACCTGGCGGGGGCGCCTAGTGATCCCCAACCTGCGGCCCGACGGAACCGCCATGGACGTCGCCGGGCGCACCATGCAGCCCAAGCCCACGGACTCCCGGAAGGCCCGCTGGTACAGAAAGTACGCCATACCCACGCGCCCGGGCGGCTACGGCGTGCCCCCTTATGGCCTGGCGCAGCTCAGCCGCCGTCCGGTGCTCGTGGTCGAAGGGCAGCTGGACGCCTTGAGCGTCCGTCAGGCCCTGCCCACCAGCAACGTGCTGGGCATCGCCGGCATCGGCAACCTGAACCCGGAGCACGTCTCTGGGCTCGCCGGGCACCGTGCGTACCTGCTGCTCGACCCCGACACGGATCATGATGCAGGCGGCGCCGCGGCGCGCAGTGCCATCGACGCGCTGCACGCGGCGGGGGCAGAGGTGTACCTGGTGCCCAAGCTCGTCTCCACGACCGATGATCTCAATGACTGCCTCGTGGGCATGGGCCAGGACGACTTCGCGGAGCTGCTCACGACCTGCGTCAAGGCTGCGCAGCACCTGCCCGCCCCGAGGCCCGCCGCGGCCCAGCTGCTCGCGCAGCCTCAACGGCGCCGTTGGATCTGA
- a CDS encoding very short patch repair endonuclease: protein MPDVHTSERRSYNMSKIRSKDTKPELRFRRALHARGLRYRTHVKELPGKPDVVFPRIKVVIFVDGDYWHGYELPRRRHKLDPKWVAKITGNMARDRRHSAALRAAGWSVIRVWEHQVMKDLDRTVDRIAKLIRCRRAASRPRR, encoded by the coding sequence ATGCCTGACGTGCATACCTCTGAGCGGCGCAGTTACAACATGTCGAAGATCAGGTCGAAAGACACGAAGCCTGAGCTGCGCTTCCGGCGCGCCCTACATGCCCGGGGCCTACGGTACCGGACGCACGTCAAGGAGCTCCCCGGGAAGCCGGACGTGGTGTTCCCGCGCATCAAGGTCGTGATCTTCGTGGACGGCGACTACTGGCACGGCTATGAGTTGCCGCGCCGCCGGCACAAGCTGGACCCGAAGTGGGTCGCGAAGATCACCGGCAACATGGCGCGCGACCGTCGGCACTCTGCTGCCCTGCGCGCTGCGGGCTGGAGCGTGATCCGGGTGTGGGAGCACCAGGTGATGAAGGATTTGGATCGTACCGTGGACCGCATCGCGAAGCTGATCCGCTGTAGGCGCGCCGCGTCGCGCCCGCGGAGATGA
- a CDS encoding roadblock/LC7 domain-containing protein has protein sequence MKLNAMMAMPGVQAAVMVGLDGLALEAHGADAERLAAELAALRTSMERITRRLEAGGISRVAFTSDKYEVVAVALPNMMLAALLARGVDTRAAQQELARVALDVQAGR, from the coding sequence GTGAAGCTCAATGCCATGATGGCAATGCCCGGCGTGCAGGCGGCAGTGATGGTCGGCCTGGACGGCCTGGCCCTGGAAGCGCACGGCGCGGACGCTGAGCGCCTCGCGGCGGAACTGGCGGCGCTGCGCACCTCCATGGAGCGCATCACGCGGCGCCTCGAAGCGGGCGGCATTTCGCGCGTGGCGTTCACGAGCGACAAGTACGAGGTGGTGGCCGTGGCGTTGCCGAACATGATGCTGGCGGCGCTGCTGGCGCGCGGCGTGGATACGCGCGCGGCGCAGCAGGAGCTCGCGCGCGTGGCGCTGGACGTGCAGGCGGGTCGCTGA
- a CDS encoding roadblock/LC7 domain-containing protein, with amino-acid sequence MSVVEDVKAIRGVRLAAIVDSAGRVLDSVGGDVDLKLVEAGRAVAGSLSATLGGGELRDMVIDVEEGPVLLTSLGDRLLITCFDDVANLGRIRFSLRRAVPELQSR; translated from the coding sequence ATGAGCGTCGTGGAGGACGTGAAGGCCATTCGTGGCGTGCGTCTGGCAGCGATTGTGGACAGCGCCGGTCGCGTGCTCGACAGCGTCGGCGGCGACGTAGATCTGAAACTTGTGGAGGCGGGCCGCGCCGTGGCGGGCAGCTTGAGCGCCACGCTGGGCGGCGGGGAACTGCGTGACATGGTCATCGACGTGGAGGAAGGGCCGGTGCTGCTCACCAGCCTGGGGGATCGCCTGCTGATCACCTGCTTCGATGACGTGGCGAACCTCGGCCGCATCCGCTTCTCGCTGCGCCGGGCCGTGCCGGAATTGCAGAGCCGCTAG
- a CDS encoding NaeI family type II restriction endonuclease, translated as MTLTEPPEPAAGPVLGPAGPTAEELAAAEAELLSVRDEILRLIASKKLTPEQFFASVISQSVDEVIDSPRTGRFLFSDLEKTEKTYVGTKVEIIGRNNLDLKREGSLDTIIAGVPVDVKWSADSKWMIPLEYMKKAIKPVCLMIGTRKQGGLTFDVFIGRPEGATGKNRDGKSGLSRGKLKKQAAGTYMPLVENGRLDPEYLSTLSVDARARVMAKRPGQAMVNQLMLESMYRQVPRSAIMAAAQQLDGARRVRQDASRRTPLPYYTLMGKWDSHRDAAAHLGYALDNGMFMPVQHADIAGLPVSLRNAVLNRRD; from the coding sequence ATGACACTGACAGAGCCGCCCGAACCTGCCGCCGGACCAGTTCTTGGGCCCGCCGGTCCTACAGCAGAAGAGCTTGCTGCTGCTGAGGCCGAGCTGCTCAGCGTGCGTGACGAGATATTGCGGCTCATCGCAAGTAAGAAGCTGACGCCCGAGCAATTCTTCGCCAGCGTCATCAGCCAGTCAGTTGATGAGGTAATTGACAGCCCACGCACCGGGCGGTTCCTGTTCAGTGACCTGGAGAAGACCGAGAAGACATATGTTGGCACCAAGGTCGAGATCATCGGCCGCAACAATCTCGACCTGAAGCGGGAAGGGTCCCTGGACACCATCATTGCCGGGGTGCCGGTGGACGTGAAGTGGTCAGCGGACAGCAAGTGGATGATCCCGCTTGAGTACATGAAGAAGGCCATCAAGCCGGTCTGCCTCATGATCGGCACGCGCAAGCAGGGTGGCCTTACCTTTGACGTCTTCATTGGCCGTCCCGAAGGAGCCACAGGCAAGAACCGTGACGGCAAGTCCGGGCTCAGCCGGGGCAAGCTCAAGAAGCAAGCCGCCGGGACCTATATGCCGCTGGTTGAGAATGGCCGCCTCGATCCTGAATACCTGTCTACCCTGTCGGTGGATGCGCGGGCACGGGTGATGGCGAAGCGCCCCGGGCAGGCCATGGTCAACCAGCTGATGCTCGAGTCCATGTACCGGCAGGTGCCCCGCTCGGCGATCATGGCAGCGGCCCAGCAGCTCGACGGCGCGCGCAGGGTGCGGCAGGATGCCAGCCGCAGAACGCCCCTGCCCTACTACACCCTGATGGGGAAGTGGGATTCACACCGTGACGCCGCTGCTCACCTTGGATACGCCCTGGATAACGGGATGTTCATGCCCGTACAGCACGCGGATATTGCTGGACTGCCAGTGAGCCTCAGGAACGCTGTGCTCAACCGCAGGGACTGA
- a CDS encoding roadblock/LC7 domain-containing protein: MQNLLSELVADVSGAWGAAIGGLDGLVVESYANASVDLSLLVAEHAGLMRAVNQAYEVTLSGGASRELFVRGERLSAYLVPIHHDFFLMLALDGGANLGQARLYGAETARKLEETL; encoded by the coding sequence ATGCAGAACCTGCTCTCTGAATTGGTCGCGGACGTCAGTGGCGCGTGGGGCGCGGCGATTGGCGGCCTGGACGGTCTGGTCGTCGAGTCGTACGCGAACGCCTCCGTGGACCTGAGTCTGCTCGTCGCGGAACACGCGGGCCTGATGCGCGCCGTGAATCAGGCGTACGAGGTCACGTTGTCCGGCGGTGCGTCACGGGAGCTGTTCGTGCGCGGCGAGCGCCTCTCGGCGTACCTGGTGCCCATCCACCACGACTTCTTCCTGATGCTGGCGCTGGACGGCGGCGCCAACCTCGGTCAGGCGCGCCTGTACGGCGCGGAGACCGCCCGGAAACTCGAGGAGACGCTGTGA
- the recR gene encoding recombination mediator RecR has translation MKYPPSLVALIRELSRLPGVGPKSAQRLAFHLFEQPREDTERLASAIMSAKRDLHTCPKCFNITDREFCDVCTDPARDQELICVVEEPGDLIAIERSGEYRGLYHVLHGAISPMNGVGPDKLMIKPLLPRVAAGMEVILATSTTVEGEATSLYLQRLLEPLGATVSRIAYGLPVGGALEYADEVTLGRALTGRQRLTR, from the coding sequence ATGAAGTATCCACCTTCGCTGGTGGCGTTGATCCGCGAACTGTCGCGCCTGCCGGGCGTCGGCCCGAAAAGTGCGCAGCGGCTCGCGTTCCACCTGTTCGAGCAGCCGCGCGAGGACACCGAGCGGCTGGCGAGCGCCATCATGAGCGCGAAACGCGACCTGCACACCTGCCCGAAGTGCTTCAACATCACGGACCGGGAGTTCTGTGACGTATGCACGGACCCAGCGCGCGATCAGGAGCTGATCTGCGTCGTGGAGGAGCCGGGCGACCTGATCGCCATTGAGCGCAGCGGCGAGTACCGCGGGCTGTACCACGTACTGCACGGCGCGATCAGCCCCATGAACGGCGTCGGGCCGGACAAGCTGATGATCAAGCCGCTGCTGCCGCGCGTGGCAGCGGGCATGGAGGTCATCCTGGCGACCAGCACGACCGTGGAGGGCGAGGCGACGAGCCTGTACCTGCAGCGCCTGCTGGAGCCGCTGGGCGCGACCGTGTCGCGCATCGCGTACGGCCTGCCGGTGGGTGGCGCGCTGGAGTACGCGGACGAGGTGACGCTCGGGCGCGCCCTCACGGGCCGTCAGCGCCTCACCCGCTGA
- a CDS encoding DNA cytosine methyltransferase, which produces MTRVTPLTSLEICAGAGGQALGLEMAGYEHAALVEFDAHACNTLRLNRPEWNVVEGDLRAFNGLPYRGQITLLAGGVPCQPFSHGGLQQGRHDDRDMFPEAIRLAGEVMPEAVMLENVRGLMDPKFQEYREYIGAGFHALGYEVAWKVLNARDYGVPQLRPRVILVALRPDVMAQYSWPEPHPEAAPTVGEALVDLMASGGWQGAQAWAEGANAIAPTVVGGSKLHGGADLGPTRAKRAWAALGVNGHKLADSVPGPDQEGMPHLTVRMAARLQGFPDTWQFAGKKTSSYRQVGNAFPPPVAAAVGRQIAEALVAATPRRRARRAV; this is translated from the coding sequence ATGACCCGAGTAACACCCCTTACCTCTCTCGAGATCTGCGCTGGTGCCGGCGGCCAGGCGCTTGGCCTGGAGATGGCCGGCTATGAGCACGCGGCACTGGTGGAGTTCGACGCCCACGCCTGCAACACCCTGCGGCTAAACAGGCCCGAGTGGAACGTGGTAGAGGGCGACCTGCGCGCCTTCAACGGGCTGCCCTACCGCGGCCAGATCACGTTGCTGGCCGGCGGCGTGCCCTGCCAGCCGTTCTCGCACGGAGGGCTACAGCAGGGCCGGCACGATGACCGCGACATGTTCCCGGAGGCCATCCGGCTGGCTGGCGAGGTCATGCCGGAAGCGGTCATGCTGGAGAACGTCCGGGGCCTGATGGACCCGAAGTTCCAGGAGTACCGGGAGTACATCGGTGCCGGCTTCCACGCGCTCGGCTACGAGGTGGCCTGGAAGGTGCTCAACGCCCGGGACTACGGCGTGCCGCAGCTGCGCCCTCGCGTGATCCTGGTTGCCCTGCGTCCAGACGTCATGGCGCAGTACAGCTGGCCGGAGCCTCACCCCGAGGCCGCACCTACCGTGGGCGAGGCACTGGTGGACCTGATGGCTTCGGGTGGCTGGCAGGGCGCTCAGGCCTGGGCTGAAGGGGCGAATGCGATTGCGCCTACGGTCGTCGGCGGAAGCAAGTTGCACGGTGGGGCAGACCTGGGGCCGACGCGGGCGAAGCGGGCCTGGGCAGCGCTGGGCGTCAACGGGCATAAGCTGGCTGACAGCGTCCCCGGGCCGGACCAGGAAGGCATGCCGCACCTGACCGTGCGCATGGCCGCACGCCTGCAGGGGTTCCCTGATACATGGCAGTTCGCTGGCAAGAAGACGTCCTCATACAGACAGGTCGGCAACGCATTTCCACCGCCGGTAGCCGCAGCGGTGGGGCGGCAGATCGCCGAGGCGCTCGTGGCCGCCACACCCCGCAGGCGGGCGCGGCGCGCGGTCTGA